The Sandaracinaceae bacterium genome contains a region encoding:
- a CDS encoding VCBS repeat-containing protein: MYTRCTNTVGGAPTCSDIDECATSNGGCSALVVCTNLAPGFQCGSCPMGFVDDGAGGCEDLNECATDNGGCDGLTTCFNEVGSRSCGDCPTGYIGTGELGCSDVDECATNNGDCGDAAQWRCENQLGGPPQCDEIDPTSGLCGTALEPVAGGPMGAWSTDLGAQFFDANGDGHVDLFIRSADGQNRLYMGDGSGGWSEEAAARGVQEPDSIGWRPNTVGDFDGDGDVDIILMRDTRVWTTDNLLLVNDGTGHFTDAASTWGIITPDRQASAAILTDYDLDGDLDMLMSTEWNTAVLFRNDGAPPFVSANAEFPTHLQGSGVLVFDLTSAARPDVVLDSHLYPRFLVHSGTAYANEAAARGIVASANTVKTYTVVDLDGDGNLDIYAIRQTVADVVYLSNGDGTYTSTEAAGFGLPDAAFNIPPLWADYDRDGDMDVYFSQRGLYRNDGGTFSEVTAAAGLAPAGSIATWGDYDGDGILDLYAQPNANPGPAPALYHGVEIASEGCRSPGVVRIEPVTDNDGDATDAITSDDRLALNAQVLIDLDGDGDFAGSTSPGDRVVIYVVGHASAGYTTNQHGPVVAGVGAATSVDVRVRFEDGSVVTVSDVAPGATVVVRDE, translated from the coding sequence TTTCAGTGCGGCAGCTGCCCCATGGGGTTCGTCGACGACGGCGCAGGCGGATGCGAAGACCTCAATGAGTGCGCCACCGACAACGGCGGCTGCGACGGCCTCACAACCTGCTTCAACGAGGTGGGCAGTCGTTCGTGCGGTGACTGCCCGACTGGATACATAGGCACGGGGGAGTTGGGCTGCAGCGATGTCGATGAATGCGCCACCAACAACGGTGACTGTGGCGATGCGGCGCAGTGGCGGTGCGAGAACCAGCTGGGCGGCCCGCCACAGTGTGACGAGATCGACCCCACCAGCGGTCTCTGTGGCACTGCCCTTGAGCCGGTGGCCGGTGGCCCCATGGGGGCGTGGAGCACCGACCTCGGCGCGCAGTTCTTTGACGCGAACGGCGATGGGCACGTGGACCTCTTCATCCGCTCCGCGGACGGGCAAAACCGGCTCTACATGGGAGACGGGTCCGGCGGTTGGAGCGAAGAGGCCGCCGCGCGCGGTGTCCAGGAGCCAGACTCCATCGGCTGGCGACCCAACACGGTGGGGGACTTCGACGGGGACGGTGACGTCGACATCATCCTCATGCGCGACACGCGGGTGTGGACGACCGACAACCTCCTGCTGGTCAACGACGGCACGGGACACTTCACGGACGCGGCCAGCACCTGGGGCATCATCACCCCCGACCGGCAGGCCAGCGCGGCCATCCTCACCGACTATGACCTAGATGGGGACTTGGACATGCTCATGTCCACTGAGTGGAACACCGCAGTCCTCTTTCGCAACGACGGCGCGCCCCCGTTCGTCAGCGCCAACGCGGAGTTCCCAACTCACCTGCAAGGGTCCGGGGTCCTGGTGTTCGATCTCACCAGCGCGGCGCGTCCCGACGTCGTGCTTGATAGCCACCTGTACCCCCGCTTCTTGGTCCACAGCGGGACGGCCTACGCCAATGAGGCGGCAGCGCGCGGCATCGTCGCGTCGGCCAACACGGTCAAGACCTATACCGTGGTTGACCTCGACGGCGACGGGAACCTGGACATCTACGCCATCCGGCAGACAGTTGCGGACGTCGTGTACCTGAGCAACGGCGACGGTACCTACACCTCCACCGAGGCGGCCGGCTTCGGCCTTCCGGATGCTGCGTTCAACATCCCGCCGCTATGGGCCGACTACGACCGCGACGGGGACATGGACGTCTACTTTTCCCAGCGTGGGCTCTACCGCAACGACGGTGGGACGTTCTCGGAGGTCACCGCGGCCGCGGGTCTAGCTCCGGCAGGTAGCATCGCGACGTGGGGTGACTACGACGGCGACGGCATCTTGGACCTCTACGCGCAGCCCAACGCCAACCCAGGCCCCGCGCCAGCGCTCTACCATGGTGTCGAGATCGCTAGTGAGGGCTGTCGCTCGCCTGGCGTCGTGCGCATCGAGCCCGTGACCGACAACGACGGGGACGCCACCGACGCCATCACCAGCGATGACCGCCTGGCCCTCAACGCGCAGGTGCTCATTGACCTTGACGGTGACGGGGACTTTGCGGGCAGCACCAGCCCTGGAGACCGCGTGGTGATCTACGTGGTGGGTCACGCGAGCGCCGGGTACACCACCAACCAGCACGGCCCCGTGGTGGCTGGTGTCGGCGCTGCCACTAGCGTGGATGTTCGGGTGCGCTTCGAGGACGGCAGCGTGGTGACGGTGAGCGATGTGGCTCCGGGCGCGACCGTCGTGGTGCGTGACGAGTGA